Within Streptomyces roseirectus, the genomic segment TCGCGGCGATCTCGCCCGCGCCGATGACGAGCCAGCCGTGCAGGATGCGCGAGCGCAGCGGCCCGGTGGGCGAATCGGTGACGACGACCGCGACGACGTCGCCGTCCCGGATGACGGGCGACGCGACGACGAGCCGGCCGCGGTCCCAGGGCCACACCTGCTCGGGGTCGTGGCTGCGGCGGCTGAGCAGCGCCTCGCCGAACGCCGCGCGTACCTCCTCGTCCGCCGTCGTCAGGTCCCAGCTGGACGGGGCGTTGGCCATGCGCCCCTCGGTTCGGTAGAACACACCGGCACGGATGCCGTAGACGCCGTAGTAGCTCTGGAGCTCCCGCTGGAGGGTGTCGCGCCGCTCGTTGGTGGTGCTCGTGCCCGTGGAGGCGTCGCCCGCGACGGTGACGAACTGGGCGAGCGCGGCGAACCGCGCGGTGTCGTCGATCCGGTCGACGACCACCTTCTGCTGCTGCGCCCCGGCCAGGCTGACGGCCAGGGGGACACCGAAGGCGAGCAGGACGGCCGCCATCAGGACGATGAGCAGCGGCAGCAGGCGTGTGCGCACCCGTGCCCGCTACGCGGCCGGCGCGACGAGCCGGTAGCCCACGCCGCGTACGGTCTCGATGAGCGCGGGCATGCGCAGCTTCGCGCGCAGGGAGGCGACGTGGACCTCCAGGGTGCGCCCGGTCCCCTCCCAGCTCGTGCGCCACACCTCGCTGATGATCTGCTCGCGGCGGAACACCACGCCGGGCCGCTGGGCCAGAAGGGCGAGCAGATCGAACTCCTTTCGGGTGAGCTGTACGACGGTGCCGTCGACGGTGACGCGACGGGTCGGCAGCTCGATGTGGACGGGCCCCAGGACGAGGGCGCTGTCGGCGACGGGGGCGCCCTCCTCGTGCACGGCGCGCCGGCTGACGGCGTGGATGCGGGCGAGCAGTTCCCCGGTGTCGTAGGGCTTCACGACGTAGTCGTCGGCGCCCAGGTTGAGGCCGTGGATACGGGACCGTACGTCGGAGCGGGCGGTGACCATGATGACCGGGGTGGCGGTGCGCTTGCGGATCTTGCCGCAGACCTCGTAGCCGTCCTGGTCGGGCAGTCCCAGGTCGAGCAGGACGACGCCGAATCCCGGGCCCTCGGGCACGAGCGCCTGGAGGGCTTCCTCGCCGCTGCGCGCGTGGGTGACGTCGAAACCGTGCCTCCTGAGGACCGCGGACAGGGCCGCGGCGACGTGGTTGTCGTCCTCGACGAGCAGCAGTCTCATTCCGGCCTCCCCCAGTTCATTCGGTCGTGGCTCCGAGCCCTTGTGATGACCCCGGGGCCCGGTGCCGAAACACGCCCTACGCGCGCGTGCACCAAGGCAGTCACGCTGATGGACGACGACGCCGTCAAGCGGGTTCCGGTTGCGCGCGCCTTCCGTTACCTGGCCGATATGCGTCTCGCCCGTCCGGGCCACCACCCGTGTCCGATTGCTATCGGATCGTGATGCTCAGATTCACCTCAGATGTAATGACGCTGGTCGTGACTGGTTACTACTGTCCTCGAAACCCGAGGAGGACGGAGCCAGAGAGCGATGACCGAAGTTTCGGTGGCCAAGCAGGACGCGGCCGCGACCGACGAGCTGGTCGTCCTGAAGAGCGTCAACAAGCACTTCGGCGCGTTGCACGTTCTCCAGGACATCGATCTGACGATCGCCCGCGGTGAGGTCGTCGTGGTCATCGGACCGTCAGGGTCCGGTAAGTCCACGCTGTGCCGCACGATCAACCGTCTCGAGACGGTCGACGAGGGCACCATCACGATCGACGGCAAGGCACTGCCCCAGGAGGGCAAGGAGCTGGCCCGGCTGCGCGCCGACGTCGGCATGGTCTTCCAGTCGTTCAACCTGTTCGCGCACAAGACCGTGCTGGAGAACGTGACGCTGGGGCAGGTCAAGGTCCGCAAGGCCGACAAGAAGCAGGCCGAGGAGAAGGCCAGGACGCTCCTGGACCGCGTCGGGGTGGGTACCCAGGCGGACAAGTACCCGGCGCAGCTCTCGGGCGGCCAGCAGCAGCGTGTGGCCATCGCGCGGGCGCTGGCGATGGACCCGAAGGTGATGCTCTTCGACGAGCCGACCTCCGCCCTGGACCCCGAGATGATCAACGAGGTCCTGGAGGTCATGCAGCAGCTCGCCCGGGACGGCATGACGATGATCGTCGTCACCCACGAGATGGGCTTCGCCCGTTCGGCCGCCAACCGTGTGGTGTTCATGGCGGACGGCCGCATCGTCGAGCAGGCCGCGCCCGAACAGTTCTTCAGCAACCCGCGCAGCGATCGCGCCAAGGACTTCCTGTCCAAGATCCTGCACCACTGACGGCCCGCACCCGCACCGCCGGACCAGCACTCCTTCCAGCTCCCTAAGGACGTCCCATGAAGCTTCGCAAGGTCACCGCCGCCTCGGCCGCCGTCCTCGCCCTCTCCCTCGCCGCGACCGCCTGCGGCAGCGACAAGAAGGACGACGACGCGAGCAGCTCCTCCAGCGGGGGCAGCGGCAAGGTCAAGATCGGTATCAAGTTCGACCAGCCCGGTGCCGGCCTGAAGAAGCCGGACGGCTCCTTCGCGGGCTTCGACGTGGACGTCGCCAGGTACGTGGCCAAGGAACTGGGCTACCAGCCGAACCAGATCGACTTCGTCGAGACGAAGAGCGCCGACCGCGAGAGTGCTCTCGCGCGCGGTGACGTGAAGTTCATCGTGGCCACGTACTCGATCACCGACGCGCGCAAGGCGAAGGTCGACTTCGCCGGCCCGTACCTGCTGGCCCACCAGGACCTGCTGGTCAAGGCCGACTCGGACATCTCCAAGGGCACGGACCTCAACGGCAAGAAGCTGTGTTCCGTCACCGGTTCGACGTCCGCGCAGAACGTGCAGAAGTCGATCGCTCCGAAGGCCAACCTCCGGGAGTACAGCTCCTACTCGGAGTGCCTCTCCGGCCTCCAGAGCGGTGCCGTGGACGCGCTGACCACGGACGACGACATCCTCGCCGGTTACGCCGCGCAGGACCAGTACAAGGGCAAGTTCAAGCTCGCGGGCCTGAAGCTCAGCAACGAGAACTACGGCATCGGCGTCAAGAAGGGCGACACCGCGACCGTCGACAAGATCAACAAGGCGCTGGAGAAGATGGTCTCCGACGGCTCCTGGCAGAAGGCGGTCACCGCCAACTTCGGTCCGGCGAACTACAAGAACGAGCCGGCCCCGAAGATCGGCGCCATCGTCAAGTAAACGCAGGGCACCCCCGAAGGGTTCCCGAGGCGTGCCGCCGTACGTCGCGATCACGGCGGCGGCGCGCCGCGCCCGCCCATAGACCACCCACCCGGAAGCGCGGGAGATCGTGTTCGACTTTCTTGAAGGTTACGACGTCCTCGGGGCGTTCTGGATGACGGTGAAGCTCACCGCGCTCTCCGCCGTGGGCTCCCTGATCTGGGGCACCCTGCTGGCCGCGATGCGGGTCAGTCCGGTCCCGTTGATGCGCGGGTTCGGCACCGCGTACGTCAACATCGTCCGGAACATCCCCCTGACGGTCATCATCCTCTTCTGCTCGCTCGGCCTGGCCGACGTCTTCGGGGTCACCATGGGCTCCGACGACTTCAAGATCCAGGGCTTCCGGCTGGCCGTGTTCGGCCTGGTCGCGTACACCGCCGCGTTCGTCTGCGAAGCGCTGCGCTCCGGCATCAACACCGTGCCGATGGGGCAGGCGGAGGCCGCCCGAGCCATCGGCCTGAACTTCACGCAGACCCTGCGGCTCATCGTGCTGCCGCAGGCGTTCCGCGCGGTCATCGGCCCGCTGGCCAACGTCCTGATCGCGCTGACCAAGAACACCACGGTGGCGGCGGCGATCGGTGTCGCCGAGGCCGCCTACCTGATGAAGACGATGATCGAGAACGAGGCGCAGACGCTGCTCATCGGCGCGGTCTTCGCGTTCGGCTTCGTGGTGCTGACCCTGCCGACCGGCCTCTTCCTCGGCTGGCTCGGCAAGCGACTGGCGGTGAAGCGATGAGCTCGGTCCTCTACGACACTCCCGGCCCCCGCGCGCGGGTGCGCAACATCGTCCTCTCGGTGGTCTTCGCCGCCCTGCTCGTCCTGCTCGTGTGGTGGGTGTGGCAGAAGATGGACGACAATGATCTGCTGACGTCCGCCCAGTGGAGTCCTTTCACCGAGTCGGATGCCTGGACGACGTACCTCTTGCCCGGCCTCGGCAACACACTGAAGGCCGCCGCGCTGGCCATGGTGATCGCCCTCCCCTTGGGTGCGGTCCTCGGTATCGCCCGCCTCTCCGACCACCGCACAGTGCGCGCGGCGTCCGGGACGATCGTCGAGTTCTTCCGGGCCATCCCGGTACTGCTGCTGATCCTGTTCGCCAACCAGTTCTTCTCCGACTCGACGAACGTCACGAGCGAGGACCGGCCCCTGTACGCCGTCGTGACGGCTCTGGTGCTCTACAACGCGGCCGTGCTCGCCGAGATCGTCCGCGCGGGCATCCTGGCCCTTCCCAAGGGCCAGACGGAGGCCGCCTACGCCATCGGTCTGCGCAAGAGCCAGACGATGAGCAGCATCCTGCTCCCGCAGGCCGTCACGGCGATGCTGCCGGCGATCGTCAGCCAGCTGGTCGTCATCGTGAAGGACACCGCGCTGGGCGGGGTGATGATCGGCTTCACCGAGCTGCTCAACTCGCGCGGGACGCTGGCGGCCAACTACGCCAACCAGATCCCGAGCTTCATCGTCGTCGCGATCATGTACATCGTCCTGAACTTCCTGCTGACCAGCTTCGCGAGCTGGCTGGAGAAGCGTCTGCGGCGCAGCAAGCGCAGCACGGGCGCGGTGTTGGATCCCTCTTCTGCCGCCGTCGACGGCACGTTCGGCGCGGGCGCAGGCGGTGCACCAGGAGGCACAGCCATCTGACACCCCCTCACATCCCTTGACCTGTACGGAGGCAGTGGCGTGCGCGCCGCTGCCTCCGTCACTTGACGCAAGCACCGGCAATGGGTTGCATACGTTCTGTGATCGTGCACCCTGCTCCCACCTCGAAATCACTTACGTCCCTGAGGGCACCGTCGCAGGCAGGGGGCGGACGTCCGTGGACCCGGTGATCATCGTCGGAGCGGGCCCTGTGGGGCTCACGCTCGCCCTGGCGCTCGCGCGTCAGGAGGTGCCGTCGATCGTCCTGGACGAAGGCCCGGGGAAGGACGAGCCGAGGCTCGCGCGGACGGCCGTCCTGCGGGAGGACACCGCCGCCCTGGCGGAGCGGCTGGCCGGTGCCCCGCTGGACGGGCTGCGCTGGACGGGCTGGCGGTCGCTGCGGCGCAAGCAGACGATGCGCGAGGTCACGTTCGACGACACGGAACCGGCCCCCCTGCACCTCGCCCAGCACGCCCTCACGCGCGCGTTGCGCACGGCCGTCGCGCGCGAGCGCCTGGTGAAGCTCTGCCCGGACAGCCGTCTGGACACGATCGAGCAGGAGGCGTCCGGCGTCACCGCGCACACGCGCGGGCCGCAGGGCACCTGGTGGCGCGGGAGCTACCTGGTCGGCTGCGACGGCCCCCGCTCCACGGTCCGCAAGCTCCAGGACATCCGCTTCCCGGGGCGCACCGCGGTCGAGCGACACGCCGTGGCCGCGCTGCGGGCGGAACTTCCGTGGGAGGGTCGGTCGTTGCTCCATCGGATGCCGCCGTGGCGGACGTCCGGACCGTCGGCCGGGGAGGTCACCGCCCGCCCCCTCCCGGACGGCGTCTGGCGCCTCGACTGGCTGCTTCCGCCCGGCAAGGACCTCGTCACGCCCGAGCTGCTGGTGGCCCGCGTACGCGAAACCCTCACCGGCTGGAACGGCGGCGCGACCCCGCCGTACGAGCTGCTGGACACCGGCGTCCACACGGTGCACCACCGGCTCGCCCGGCGCTGGCGCGCGGGCCGGGTCTTCCTCGCCGGGGACGCGGCACACCTGCTGGGCGCGTTCGGGACACACGGGCTCGACGAGGGCCTGCGGGACGCCGACAACCTCGCCTGGAAGCTGGCGGCGGCCTGGCACCACGGCCCGCGCGAGGCGCTGCTCGACAGCTACCAGGCGGAGCGCCGCGCGGCCGTCTCCGCCCGGCTGCGCGCCGCAGACCAGACGCTGCCGCTGCTGCGCGGCGGCGGGGGCCTGCGCGCGTACGTCCCCGGCGCCGCCCGGGGGCACGACGCGCTGCTCGCCGACGGCCACCTCGGCCGCGGCCCGCTCGGCGCCCCCGGCGACCACGCCGACTCGCCGCTCGCGCCCCGGCACCTGGCCGCCGAGGTGCCGGTGGACACCCCGCCCGGCGCGCAGGTCACCGACGTCCGGGTGACCGCCGAGGACGGCTCCTTCGTCCGCCTGCGCGACCGGCTCGGCCGGGGCGCGCTGCTCGCCGTGCTGGTCGCGCCGGGTACGGGCGTGTGGGAGCGCAAGCACTGGGTGGGCGCCGGGATCATGCCCCGCCTCGCCGCCGCCGTGACCGCGCTGCCCTATCCGGCGGAGCTGCTGGTCGCCGAGAGCTATCCGGGGGCCGCTCCCCACACGGTGCTGCTGATCCGTCCGGACGGGCATCTGGTGGCCGCGCTGAACGGGGTGCGGCCGGCGGATCTGTACGCGGCGGCGGAGACGGCGGTGGGAGGGGCTGAGCGGGAGGGGGTGGAGGCGGGGGTGCAGTGAGGGGCGGGGGTCCGCTTTCTGACGGGAGGGAGGCGTTTCCCCGGTCGTGAGGGAGCCTCATTTCCGGTCGTATCGTCCGATGAAATCACCGTCCGTTCCCTGACCGTCCGTATGGTGACGGCCAGTTGACCGGCCCGCACGCCCATGGTCTACTCCGGATCGTGACCGACACCTGTGTGCACCTGTGGCGGAGGGTCCATATGGACCTCGTCCGCTACGCGGGCTGCGTGTGTCGCCCGTCCTGCTGATTCGCCTACCTCACCTCCACGCGCGCGTGCCTGCCGCGTGCTCTCCGCGAACCCCACCAGGACGGTGTACGTGTCTGTCGCCCCTTCCTCCCCCACGCTCACCCGCACCCCCACCCAGGCCGACCTCCTGGACTTCGTACGGCGTACCGCCGACGACGCCGAGCTGATCGCGTCCCTCCCGCTCGACCCCGAGGGCCGCACCTGGATCCGTCTCGAAGGGCCCGGCGGCAGTGAGGCGTGGCTCATCGGCTGGCCGCCCGGCACTGGTACCGGCTGGCACGACCACGCCGACTCGGTGGGCGCGTTCCTCACCGCCCGGGGCACGCTCAAGGAGCACTCCCTGGCGGCCCGCCTCCCGACCGACGGCTGGAAGACCCTGGAGCTGACGGAGGACGTCGACCGCGAACGCCGTCTGCCCGCCGGCCAGGGCCGCGCCTTCGGCCGTCATCACGTCCACGAAGTCCTCAACGAGTCCGCCGACGCGCACGCGGTCTCGGTCCACGCGTACTACCCGCCGCTCCCCCGCATCCGCCGCTACAGCCGGACCGGCCAGGTGCTGCGCCTGGAGCAGGTCGAGCGGCCGGAGGACTGGCAGTGAGCGGGCGCGCGGAGGACGAGGCCACTGTGGACGAGACTGCCGTGGACGGCGCCGTCGGCGAGGGCGGTCCGGGGCCCGGCGGTCCGGTCGCTGCGAGCGGCCCCGAGGCCCAGGAGGGCCACCCCGCGAGTCCCCTGGGCATAGACGCCCTCCTGGAGCAGGTGCGCGCCCGCTACGCGCGCGTGGAGGCACGGGAGGTGTACGACGCCACGCGCGCGGGCGACGCGCTGCTCGTCGACATTCGGTACGCGGCCCTGCGGGACCGGGACGGGCTGATCCCCGGCGCCCTGATCGTCGAGCGCAACGAACTGGAGTGGCGGCTCGACCCCCAGGGCAGTCACCGTCTCCCCGAGGCGACCGGCCACGACCTGCGCGTCGTCGTGATCTGCAACGAGGGCTACGCCTCCAGCCTCGCCGCCGCCTCCCTGCACCAGCTCGGTCTGCACCGGGCGACCGACCTGGTCGGCGGGTTCCAGGCGTGGAAGGCGGCGGGGCTGCCGGTGACGCGGTAGCCGCGCGGGCGCCTACTCCCGCGCCGTCGCCACCGTCACCGCCCGCACCCGCAGCGCCACCCGCCCCGGCACGGCCGTCGCCACCAGCGCGAGCAGCCCGGCCACGGCGACGACGGTGACGTACACGAGCGGAGCGACGGCCGGCGCGGCACGCCCCGTCATGCCGACGCTGAACGCGCTCAGCACGGCGAGGGCGATGCCGCTGCCGAGCGCGGTCGCGAGCAGCAGGATCGACAGCGCCTCGGTGCGCAGCATCCGCAGTACCTGCCGGCGGGTCGCTCCGGCGAGACGCAGCAGCGCGAACTCCCTGACCCGTTCAGCGACGGACATGCCGAGCGTGTTGACGACGGCGATGGCGGTGAAGGCCAGGACCAGCCCCATCGCGAGCAGGTTGACCTCGGCGTTCTGCTGCTGCCTGGCGGCCTGGAGCGAGTCCGCCGCGTCCGGCGAAAGAATGTCCAGATCCGGGAACTCACGGAGAGTGTTCGCGAGTTCTCTGTGTGTACGGCTGGTGCTGACGAGGAGGGAGGCGGACAAGGGGTTGTCGACATGGCGTGCGACGAGGTCGTGCGCGAGGGTGAGGTCCCCGAAACCGAGCCCCCTGGAGTAGACGGCGACGACGGTGAGCGTGGCGGGCGTCCCGTCGCCGAGCGTCAGCTTCAGGGCGGAGCCGGGCGCCAGGCCGAGCTGGTCCGCGGCCAGTTCGCTGACGGCGACGGTGTTCCCGGCGAGCCGGTCGAGGGAGCCCGCAGTGACGCCGGGATCCCAGGTACGGGCGAGACCGGCCGGGGTGACGCCCTGCGCCGGGTACTTGTCGAGGCCGACCCGGACGGTGGTGCGGACGACCTCGGTGACGGCATCACCGGGTGCGCGAAGCCGCCGCGCCGCCTGGGCAGGCACACCGGGCCCCGCCGAACCGACGACCCAGTCGGCGCGCACCCCCTCCCTCGCCTGGGCGCGGGCCGCGTCACCGAGGGTGGGCTGGACGAACAGAACGGTGCAGGTCATACCGACGAGCAGAGTGAGAGGGGTGACGACGGAGGCCATCCGGACGGCGTTGCCGCGCAGGTTGGCGGTGGCGAGCCGCCCGCCGTGGCCGGTCAGCCCGAGCGGGCCGGCGAGGAGCAGGGTGGCCGCTTTGACGAGGAGCGGGCCGAGGAGCGCGACGGAGGTGGACAGGACGATGACGGCGAGGAAGGTGACCGGGGTCGCGGCGGGCTCGGTGCGCAGGACGCCGAGCACGGCGACCAGGACGCCGCCGCCCGCGAGCAGCAGCAGGCCGGCGACGATCCTGCCCCACGCGGGCCGGGCGTTCACGGTCGTGGTCTCGGCAAGCGCCTCGACGGGCCGGATCCGGGCGACCCGCCGGGAGGCGACCCGCGCGGCGGCCCAGGCACCCAGCAGGGTCACGGCGAAGGCGGCGAGCGACGGGAAGACGCTGACGGAGTGGTCCAGCGTGGCGGGTACGGCTCCCAGGGCGACGAACCTGCCGTGCAGCCAACTCCCCAGCGGCAGCCCGGCGGCGGCACCCACGGCACCGGCAACCGCGCCGATCAGCAGCGCCTCCCGGCCGAGCAGCCGGCGGATCTGGCCGGAGGTGGCGGCGACGGCGCGGAGCAGGGCGAGTTCCCGGTGGCGCTGCTGCACGCTGAGTCCGAAGGTCCCGACGACCACCAGCACGGCGACGAGCAGCGAGGTCCCGCCCATCGCCCCGCCCATGCTGATCAGCTGGACCCGCACGGCAGCGGCGTCCAGGAACTCGACGGGACCGCGCGCGTCGCCGGCCGCGACCTGGGCGGTGGTGCCGTCCAGCGCCCGCGCGACCGCCCGTTTCAGCGCGCCGGGGTCGGTGCCCTCGGCCGGGAGCACGCCGAACGCGCTCACCTGCCCGGGGTGCGCGGCCAGCCTGCGGGCCTCGCCGGCGGAGAAGAAGAGGGACGTCTGGTGGCGCACGTCCGTCGCCGGGGTCGCGATTCCGCTGATCCGGTAGGCGCGCGGGGCCTGTGTCGACTGCACGGTGAGCCGGTCGCCGACCGTGAGGCGGGCCCGCTGCGCGAGGTAGCTGTCGATGACGAGGTCGGTGGCGTTCCGGGGAGCGGTGCCGCTCGCGAGGCGGTACGGCGTCAGGGCAGCGGAGTCCCAGGCGTGGCCGTAGGAAGGGCGGCCGGGGTCGGTGCCGGGGGTCGACGGGGCGGCGAGGAAGGTCAGTTCAGGGACGACGCGGGCCACGCCGGGGACGGTGGCGATCCGTCGCTCCAGTCCCGTCGGCAGCCAGGCGCGTTCGGCGATGGGTTTGGCCTTGTGTTTGACCTTGGTCTTGTCGCCCTTGTGCTTGACGGTGGTCTGGTGGACGTTCTGGTCACCGGAGACCAGGACGGGCGTCGCCGCGTACCGCTCGGTCCGGATCGTGCCGCGCAGTCCCGTCTCCAGGAGGGTGCCGCAGGCGGTGACGAGCGCCGCCGCGCACATCAGGGCGAGGAAAGCGCCGAGGAAGCTCGCCTTGCGGGCGCGGACCGACTTCAAGGCGTAACGCAGCATCATGGGGGCGGGTTCTCTCTTTTGTTGTGCGGGGTGTGGAGTGCACGTGTCCACACTCGCCCGCACGCCCGTGCCCGTGCACTGCGGTGATCCGGCGTCTTCGTAGGGGGGTTGTCCCCACCCCGGATTCCGGGACGCGGCACCGTCCGCGCCGCTCCCCGCGCGGGGGACCCGCCGCTCCCGGGCAGCTCACCGGGCCCGGCCCGGACACGATCGGCGCCCCCGCGCGTCCACCCTGTCCGGAGCCGGTCCTCCGATGCCCCCACCTCGACGGCCACCCGTCCCGGAGCCGATGCCCCGGGCCGGATACCGGCCGTCGCCCCCACGACTGCACCCCCGCCTCAGCAGGACAACGCTTCACCAGCGCCAAGAGGCACGCGCCTGCGCCGAAGAGTTCGGCGGGGCGCCCTGCTTCGTGGTGACGCCCGTTCGCACCGCGCGCCGCCTGGAGCCCTCACGTCCCGCGCCCCCGCGCACGGCCCCCGTCCGGCACCACCCGACGCCGGCTCAGAACTCCTCCCCGTCCAGGAAGTCGGTCTCCTGCCCCTCCTCCTCCAGCGCTTGGCGGACGACCCTCAGGGCCATGCCCTCGGGGTAGCCCTTGCGGGCGAGCATGCCCGCGAGGCGGCGGACGCGCTTGTCCCGGTCGAGTCCCCGAGTGGTACGCAGCTTGCGGGCGACGAGTTCACGGGCGGTGGCCTCCTCCTGCTCGGAGTCGAGCTGGGAGACCGCCTCGTCGATCAGCGTCGAGTCGACGCCCTTGGTGCGCAGTTCCCGGGCGAGAGCCCGTCGGGCCAGGCCCCGGCCGTGGTGCCGGGACTCCACCCAGGCGCCCGCGAAGGCGCCGTCGTCGATCAGCCCGACCTCCTCGAACCGGGAAAGCACCTCCTCGGCCACCTCGTCCGGGATCTCCCGCTTGCGCAGGGCGTCCGCGAGCTGTTTCCGGGTGCGTGGGGTCCCGGTGAGCAGGCGCAGGCAGATCGCCCGCGCCCGCTCAGCCGGGTCCCCCGAAGACTCCCCCTTCTCGGCCCTCGACGAGTCGGAAGCGCCTCCGTTCTCGGCGGACCGCCCGGTGGACGGTTCCCCGAAGCCGTTCCGGCGACGCCCGCGCCCCGCGCGCGGACCGCCCCCGCCGACCCTGCCACGCCCCGCACGGCCGCCTCTCGTTCGGCCGTCTCCCGGCCGGTCGCCGCCCGGGGAAGAGTCGCCTCGGGATCCGTCCCCGGATCCGTCGGCGTCGTACGGGCTCTCCCCCGGCCAGCCGCCGTCCGCGAAGGGGCTGTCACCGTCCCGCCGGGGCCCGGCGTCGTCCGCCGGGTCCCAGAAGGCGTCGGGGTCGGTGTACTCGGCCCAGTCGGTTCGTCGTGTCACGGAGGATCAGCTCTTCGCAGCCGCGGCCTTGGTCTTGGCGGCCTTGGCGGCGGGAGCGGGAACCTTGGACGCGTCGTCCGCGGCGCCGGCCGCCGGCGCGGAGATCGCGGCGTCCGCGCCCGGCTCGGCGGCGGGCTCCTCCGGACGGACCCCGACGCCCAGCTTCTCCTTGATCTTCTTCTCGATCTCGTTGGCGAGGTCGGGGTTGTCCTTCAGGAAGTTGCGGGCGTTCTCCTTGCCCTGGCCGAGCTGGTCGCCCTCGTACGTGTACCAGGCGCCGGCCTTGCGGACGAAGCCGTGCTCCACGCCCATGTCGATCAGGCCGCCCTCGCGGCTGATGCCCTGGCCGTAGAGGATGTCGAACTCGGCCTGCTTGAAGGGCGGCGCGACCTTGTTCTTGACGACCTTCACGCGGGTGCGGTTGCCGACCGCCTCCGTGCCGTCCTTCAGGGTCTCGATGCGGCGGATGTCGATACGCACGGAGGCGTAGAACTTCAGCGCGCGGCCACCCGTCGTGGTCTCCGGGGAGCCGAACATCACGCCGATCTTCTCGCGGAGCTGGTTGATGAAGATCGCGGTCGTCTTGGACTGGTTGAGCGCGCTGGTGATCTTCCGCAGGGCCTGGCTCATGAGCCGGGCCTGGAGGCCGACGTGGCTGTCGCCCATCTCGCCCTCGATCTCCGCGCGCGGGACGAGCGCGGCGACGGAGTCGATGACGATGAGGTCGAGGGCGCCGGAGCGGACCAGCATGTCCACGATCTCCAGGGCCTGCTCGCCGTTGTCCGGCTGGGAGAGGATCAGGTTGTCGATGTCGACGCCGAGCTTCTTCGCGTACTCGGGGTCGAGGGCGTGCTCCGCGTCCACGAACGCGACCTGGCCGCCGGCCTTCTGCGCGTTCGCCACCGCGTGCAGCGTCAGCGTGGTCTTGCCGGAGGACTCCGGTCCGTAGACCTCGACGACGCGGCCACGCGGCAGGCCGCCGACGCCGAGCGCCACGTCGAGCGCGGTCGAGCCGGTCGGGATGACCTCGATCGGCTC encodes:
- a CDS encoding response regulator transcription factor codes for the protein MRLLLVEDDNHVAAALSAVLRRHGFDVTHARSGEEALQALVPEGPGFGVVLLDLGLPDQDGYEVCGKIRKRTATPVIMVTARSDVRSRIHGLNLGADDYVVKPYDTGELLARIHAVSRRAVHEEGAPVADSALVLGPVHIELPTRRVTVDGTVVQLTRKEFDLLALLAQRPGVVFRREQIISEVWRTSWEGTGRTLEVHVASLRAKLRMPALIETVRGVGYRLVAPAA
- a CDS encoding amino acid ABC transporter ATP-binding protein; its protein translation is MTEVSVAKQDAAATDELVVLKSVNKHFGALHVLQDIDLTIARGEVVVVIGPSGSGKSTLCRTINRLETVDEGTITIDGKALPQEGKELARLRADVGMVFQSFNLFAHKTVLENVTLGQVKVRKADKKQAEEKARTLLDRVGVGTQADKYPAQLSGGQQQRVAIARALAMDPKVMLFDEPTSALDPEMINEVLEVMQQLARDGMTMIVVTHEMGFARSAANRVVFMADGRIVEQAAPEQFFSNPRSDRAKDFLSKILHH
- a CDS encoding glutamate ABC transporter substrate-binding protein, with product MKLRKVTAASAAVLALSLAATACGSDKKDDDASSSSSGGSGKVKIGIKFDQPGAGLKKPDGSFAGFDVDVARYVAKELGYQPNQIDFVETKSADRESALARGDVKFIVATYSITDARKAKVDFAGPYLLAHQDLLVKADSDISKGTDLNGKKLCSVTGSTSAQNVQKSIAPKANLREYSSYSECLSGLQSGAVDALTTDDDILAGYAAQDQYKGKFKLAGLKLSNENYGIGVKKGDTATVDKINKALEKMVSDGSWQKAVTANFGPANYKNEPAPKIGAIVK
- a CDS encoding amino acid ABC transporter permease, translating into MFDFLEGYDVLGAFWMTVKLTALSAVGSLIWGTLLAAMRVSPVPLMRGFGTAYVNIVRNIPLTVIILFCSLGLADVFGVTMGSDDFKIQGFRLAVFGLVAYTAAFVCEALRSGINTVPMGQAEAARAIGLNFTQTLRLIVLPQAFRAVIGPLANVLIALTKNTTVAAAIGVAEAAYLMKTMIENEAQTLLIGAVFAFGFVVLTLPTGLFLGWLGKRLAVKR
- a CDS encoding amino acid ABC transporter permease; translated protein: MSSVLYDTPGPRARVRNIVLSVVFAALLVLLVWWVWQKMDDNDLLTSAQWSPFTESDAWTTYLLPGLGNTLKAAALAMVIALPLGAVLGIARLSDHRTVRAASGTIVEFFRAIPVLLLILFANQFFSDSTNVTSEDRPLYAVVTALVLYNAAVLAEIVRAGILALPKGQTEAAYAIGLRKSQTMSSILLPQAVTAMLPAIVSQLVVIVKDTALGGVMIGFTELLNSRGTLAANYANQIPSFIVVAIMYIVLNFLLTSFASWLEKRLRRSKRSTGAVLDPSSAAVDGTFGAGAGGAPGGTAI
- a CDS encoding FAD-dependent monooxygenase, translating into MDPVIIVGAGPVGLTLALALARQEVPSIVLDEGPGKDEPRLARTAVLREDTAALAERLAGAPLDGLRWTGWRSLRRKQTMREVTFDDTEPAPLHLAQHALTRALRTAVARERLVKLCPDSRLDTIEQEASGVTAHTRGPQGTWWRGSYLVGCDGPRSTVRKLQDIRFPGRTAVERHAVAALRAELPWEGRSLLHRMPPWRTSGPSAGEVTARPLPDGVWRLDWLLPPGKDLVTPELLVARVRETLTGWNGGATPPYELLDTGVHTVHHRLARRWRAGRVFLAGDAAHLLGAFGTHGLDEGLRDADNLAWKLAAAWHHGPREALLDSYQAERRAAVSARLRAADQTLPLLRGGGGLRAYVPGAARGHDALLADGHLGRGPLGAPGDHADSPLAPRHLAAEVPVDTPPGAQVTDVRVTAEDGSFVRLRDRLGRGALLAVLVAPGTGVWERKHWVGAGIMPRLAAAVTALPYPAELLVAESYPGAAPHTVLLIRPDGHLVAALNGVRPADLYAAAETAVGGAEREGVEAGVQ
- a CDS encoding cysteine dioxygenase codes for the protein MSVAPSSPTLTRTPTQADLLDFVRRTADDAELIASLPLDPEGRTWIRLEGPGGSEAWLIGWPPGTGTGWHDHADSVGAFLTARGTLKEHSLAARLPTDGWKTLELTEDVDRERRLPAGQGRAFGRHHVHEVLNESADAHAVSVHAYYPPLPRIRRYSRTGQVLRLEQVERPEDWQ
- a CDS encoding rhodanese-like domain-containing protein; translated protein: MGIDALLEQVRARYARVEAREVYDATRAGDALLVDIRYAALRDRDGLIPGALIVERNELEWRLDPQGSHRLPEATGHDLRVVVICNEGYASSLAAASLHQLGLHRATDLVGGFQAWKAAGLPVTR